The Amycolatopsis sp. DG1A-15b genome window below encodes:
- a CDS encoding cytochrome P450 — MTDAISFEVPWARTDKFDPPAVFDSLREERPLAKMVYPDGHVGWLVSSYDLVREVLSDPRFSHSCEIGHFPVTHQGQVIPTHPLIPGMFIHMDPPGHTRYRKLLTGEFTVRRTSRLIPRVEAVAAEQIEVMRAKGAAADIVMDFAKPLVLRMLGELVGLPYEERDRYVPAVTLLHDAEADPAEAAAAYEVAGKFFDEVIERRRQQPQDDLISSLVNEDLTQEELRNIVTLLLFAGYETTEGALATGVFALLHHTDQLAALRAEPEKLDAAIEELLRYLTVNQYHTYRTALEDVKLAGELVKEGDTVTVSLPAANRDPAKFGCPAELDIERDTSGHVAFGFGIHQCLGQNLARIELRAGFTALLRAFPELRLAVPADEVPLRLKGSVFSVKKLPVSW; from the coding sequence ATGACCGACGCGATTTCCTTCGAGGTGCCGTGGGCGCGGACCGACAAGTTCGACCCGCCCGCGGTATTCGACTCTCTGCGCGAAGAACGTCCGCTCGCGAAGATGGTTTACCCGGATGGGCACGTCGGCTGGCTCGTTTCCAGCTACGACCTGGTGCGCGAGGTCCTCAGTGACCCGCGGTTCAGCCACAGCTGCGAAATCGGCCACTTCCCGGTCACGCACCAGGGTCAGGTCATCCCGACCCACCCGCTGATCCCCGGCATGTTCATCCACATGGACCCGCCCGGGCACACGCGGTACCGCAAGCTGCTGACCGGCGAGTTCACCGTCCGCCGCACCAGCCGGCTGATCCCGCGCGTCGAGGCCGTGGCCGCCGAGCAGATCGAGGTCATGCGGGCCAAGGGTGCCGCCGCCGACATCGTCATGGACTTCGCCAAGCCGCTCGTGCTGCGGATGCTGGGCGAGCTCGTCGGCCTGCCCTACGAGGAACGCGACCGGTACGTGCCCGCGGTGACCCTCCTGCACGACGCGGAAGCGGACCCGGCCGAGGCCGCGGCCGCCTACGAGGTGGCCGGGAAGTTCTTCGACGAGGTCATCGAGCGGCGGCGGCAGCAGCCCCAGGACGACTTGATCAGCTCGCTGGTCAACGAGGACCTGACCCAGGAGGAGCTGCGCAACATCGTCACCCTGCTGCTGTTCGCCGGGTACGAGACCACGGAGGGCGCGCTCGCGACCGGCGTCTTCGCGCTGCTGCACCACACCGATCAGCTGGCGGCACTGCGCGCGGAGCCGGAAAAGCTCGACGCCGCGATCGAGGAGCTGCTGCGCTACCTGACCGTCAACCAGTACCACACCTACCGCACCGCGCTGGAGGACGTGAAGCTGGCGGGCGAGCTGGTCAAGGAGGGCGACACGGTGACGGTGTCGCTGCCCGCGGCCAACCGCGACCCGGCCAAGTTCGGCTGCCCGGCGGAGCTGGACATCGAGCGCGACACCTCCGGCCACGTCGCGTTCGGCTTCGGCATCCACCAGTGCCTGGGCCAGAACCTGGCGCGCATCGAGCTCCGCGCCGGCTTCACGGCGCTCCTGCGGGCGTTCCCCGAGCTCCGGCTGGCCGTCCCGGCCGACGAGGTTCCGCTGCGGCTGAAGGGTTCCGTCTTCTCGGTGAAGAAGCTCCCCGTCTCCTGGTGA